TTACTTCACTTTCGTATATGAACAGTAACTCATGTCTGCATTAATCCGCATCTCTCCTACGTTGTTCATTAATTAGTAACCAACTGAAATGGCTCGCCGAGGTCTCAAAATATGCTGCTTCACCTCGGCGGTTCTCCTGGCCATTCTTACTATCATCATCGTGACCTTGTCGCTCACGATCTTCAAGCCCAAACAGCCTCAGATTACGACCCACGCCATCGGCCTTGAGAGCATCCAGTTCAACATCACTGGTACCAATGTCACGCTAGATGTCACGTTAAGCATGCTCGTGACGATCAACAATCCTAACTATGGCGGATTCGAGTACAAGAGCACGACGGGTTACGTTAGCTACCATGGGTCAATGGTGGCCGAGGTCCCCATCGAGCACAGCAAGATCCCCCCTCGGGCGAAAGTCAACATAACCACTTCGACGGAT
This region of Eucalyptus grandis isolate ANBG69807.140 chromosome 8, ASM1654582v1, whole genome shotgun sequence genomic DNA includes:
- the LOC120287316 gene encoding uncharacterized protein LOC120287316; translation: MARRGLKICCFTSAVLLAILTIIIVTLSLTIFKPKQPQITTHAIGLESIQFNITGTNVTLDVTLSMLVTINNPNYGGFEYKSTTGYVSYHGSMVAEVPIEHSKIPPRAKVNITTSTDLIADKLLSNPSFWGDVASGCFNFTSMTTLHGKVNLAKIFKFHATAYSTCYILFHIQSQAVDSKCNSRIKL